The following proteins come from a genomic window of Scomber japonicus isolate fScoJap1 chromosome 4, fScoJap1.pri, whole genome shotgun sequence:
- the dazap2 gene encoding DAZ-associated protein 2, protein MNNKGSYPQQAVYPQQSSAPVYPPAMQMSPQAPPYTDTPPAYSEIYQPRYVLPPQVPGQVPQMSSHYPGAQMFMPMQPPMSVGHVGQNVPMAYYPMGAVYPHGSTVMVDSGYDTGARFTAGSSVSIPPPPPGHPPNAAQLAAMQGANVVMTQRKNNFFLGGSSGGYTIW, encoded by the exons GATCATATCCACAGCAGGCTGTGTACCCTCAGCAGAGCTCTGCACCTGTATACCCTCCTGCTATGCAAATGTCTCCTCAGGCACCTCcttacacagacacaccacCTGCATATTCTGAG ATATACCAGCCCAGATATGTGCTTCCACCTCAGGTGCCTGGTCAGGTGCCTCAGATGTCCTCTCACTACCCTGGTGCTCAGATGTTCATGCCCATGCAGCCACCGATGTCTGTTGGGCATGTGGGCCAAAATGTCCCCATGGCCTACTATCCGATGGGAGCCGTGTACCCCCATGGCTCAACAGTGATGGTGGACAGCGGCTATGATACTGGTGCTCGCTTCACAGCAGGCAGCAGTGTTTCCATCCCA CCCCCACCTCCTGGACATCCCCCAAACGCAGCTCAGTTGGCtgccatgcagggtgccaacgTTGTAATGACACAGCGCAAGAACAACTTCTTCCTGGGTGGATCCAGTGGAGGTTATACCATCTGGTAA